In Blastocatellia bacterium, the sequence TTGCCTGACGATTGGCGGCAGGTTTTCGTCCGCCATCATGCGCAGGTTGTAGAAGTCGCCGATCTGTTCAGTGATGAGTATCTGCGCGAAGGCGATGAAGGATTTGATCTCTTCATCGGTGAAGGCGGGAAACTGCACCTTCTGAGTGGAGTAGATTTTTCCGCCATAGCGTTTACAAAATTCGGCGAAGAACCACATATGCTTATTCTCTTCGTCGAGGAAGTGGTGAAAATATTCTGACTCCGTTTCGTAACCGGGGTTGTGGATGCACGAAAGAACCTGGAGCATCAAATCCCGAATGCCATGGACATTGAAGCTGAAGAAGTTGATCAGTTCCCAGCGGCTCAATTTCCAAAGTTGTTCCTCGTTAAGGTTGCTTGTGTGACGCGTGCCATGGAGCGACAAAAGATCCGCACTCATCCAAAGACCGTCTTCGGGGAGTGGCGCGGGCCACTCGAAGACCTTATATGGATCGTAGGCGTGCTCCACTGACAGGTTAGAGAGGCAACGGAGGAGGTCTTTCAAATTGGTTCCGGTAATAGTCATGTCTCTCAGATTTCAGTTATTGTTGCCACCGTTTTCGCCGCGTCGCTGTAAGCAGAGAACGGAAGTCGCAGTGATAGAGTCAGCCATGAGGAAGATCATATCTCCCGCCCTAAACGCTCCCTCGACCTCAAGATCTTTCAAGTTGATCAGCACGTCACCCGCCACCGCGTGCGCAAACCTGCCGATGTTTCCGAAGCAGCCGGCTTCGTTCGGGAATCCGCATAGCCTAAGGAACATCTTGGAAACTTCCCG encodes:
- a CDS encoding diiron oxygenase; its protein translation is MTITGTNLKDLLRCLSNLSVEHAYDPYKVFEWPAPLPEDGLWMSADLLSLHGTRHTSNLNEEQLWKLSRWELINFFSFNVHGIRDLMLQVLSCIHNPGYETESEYFHHFLDEENKHMWFFAEFCKRYGGKIYSTQKVQFPAFTDEEIKSFIAFAQILITEQIGDFYNLRMMADENLPPIVRQINRVHHEDENRHIAMGQRVVAAMYERIAKKHPEEALRKIASYLRRYAEFYLQSFYNPSVYRDAGLSDAYELRRELIRDPSRGEFHQRVLAKTLRFFRSQNLLTGEVYVRG